One segment of Deinococcus metalli DNA contains the following:
- the rpsB gene encoding 30S ribosomal protein S2, with amino-acid sequence MSYISMKQLLEAGVHFGHETKRWNPKFKRFIFAERNGIFIIDLQKTLKQVDRSFDFIKDLAERGGVILFVGTKKQAQEIVELEARRTGMPFVTSRWLGGMLTNFKTIRTRVDRLNELDDLFETGRINDRPKAERIELGNQRERLLRFVGGIRKMNRLPDAIFVVDPTKEVIAVQEANRLGIPVIALADTDSDPDVIDYIVPGNDDAIRSIQLITHRIGDLLVEARGGGEDVADSAATGDENQADAQDDTN; translated from the coding sequence ATGTCGTACATCTCCATGAAGCAGCTGCTGGAGGCCGGAGTGCACTTCGGTCACGAGACCAAGCGCTGGAACCCCAAGTTCAAGCGCTTCATCTTCGCCGAACGCAACGGCATCTTCATCATCGACCTCCAGAAGACCCTCAAGCAGGTCGACCGCAGCTTCGACTTCATCAAGGACCTCGCCGAGCGCGGCGGCGTCATCCTGTTCGTCGGCACCAAGAAGCAGGCGCAGGAGATCGTGGAGCTGGAAGCCCGGCGCACCGGCATGCCGTTCGTCACCAGCCGCTGGCTGGGCGGGATGCTCACGAACTTCAAGACGATCCGCACCCGCGTGGACCGGCTGAACGAACTCGACGACCTGTTCGAGACGGGCCGCATCAACGACCGGCCCAAGGCCGAGCGCATCGAGCTGGGCAACCAGCGTGAACGCCTGCTGCGCTTCGTGGGCGGCATCCGCAAGATGAACCGCCTGCCCGACGCGATCTTCGTGGTCGACCCGACCAAGGAAGTCATCGCGGTGCAGGAAGCCAACCGCCTCGGGATTCCCGTGATCGCGCTGGCCGACACCGACTCCGATCCGGACGTCATCGACTACATCGTGCCCGGCAACGACGACGCGATCCGCAGCATCCAGCTGATCACGCACCGCATCGGTGACCTGCTGGTCGAGGCGCGCGGCGGCGGCGAGGACGTGGCCGACAGCGCCGCGACCGGCGACGAAAATCAGGCCGACGCGCAGGACGACACCAACTAA
- the tsf gene encoding translation elongation factor Ts, translated as MMESIKKLRELTGAGMMDVKKALADAGNDEDKAVALLRERGIVKAAKKADREAREGLVRFVVDGNRAAIVEVNSETDFVARNADFQALVEKLAHAALSAKTSDIEEFRASALDGDTVGNVVAAAAGKIGENLVLNRVAYVEGDNVAGYVHSNGKIGVLVDVAGGSQQQAKDVALHVAAERPQYLTRDEVNASDIEKEREILTNKAVNEGKPAQIVEKIVDGQIGKFYSEKVLPEQAFVKDNSLTVAKYLGDAKVQKFVRFEIGA; from the coding sequence ATGATGGAATCGATCAAGAAGCTGCGTGAACTGACCGGCGCGGGCATGATGGACGTCAAGAAGGCGCTGGCCGACGCCGGCAACGATGAGGACAAGGCCGTCGCGCTGCTGCGCGAGCGCGGCATCGTGAAGGCCGCCAAGAAGGCGGACCGCGAGGCCCGCGAGGGTCTGGTGCGCTTCGTGGTGGACGGCAACCGCGCCGCCATCGTCGAGGTGAACAGCGAGACCGACTTCGTGGCCCGCAACGCTGACTTCCAGGCCCTGGTCGAGAAGCTTGCGCACGCGGCCCTGAGCGCCAAGACCAGCGACATCGAGGAGTTCCGCGCCTCGGCGCTGGACGGCGATACCGTCGGGAACGTCGTGGCCGCCGCCGCCGGCAAGATCGGCGAGAACCTGGTCCTGAACCGCGTCGCGTATGTCGAGGGCGACAATGTGGCCGGCTACGTGCACTCCAACGGCAAGATCGGCGTGCTGGTGGACGTGGCGGGCGGCAGCCAGCAGCAGGCCAAGGACGTGGCCCTGCACGTGGCCGCCGAGCGCCCCCAGTACCTGACGCGGGACGAGGTGAACGCGTCGGACATCGAGAAGGAGCGCGAGATCCTCACCAACAAGGCCGTGAACGAGGGCAAGCCCGCCCAGATCGTCGAGAAGATCGTCGACGGCCAGATTGGCAAGTTCTACTCGGAGAAGGTGCTGCCCGAGCAGGCCTTCGTGAAGGACAACTCCCTGACCGTCGCGAAGTACCTGGGCGACGCGAAGGTGCAGAAGTTCGTCCGCTTCGAAATCGGCGCGTAA
- the pyrH gene encoding UMP kinase, translating into MFKRVLLKLSGEFLANENGFGISPDTTAQLARRITQALTGTDVQLAIVIGGGNLWRGARNGQGMDPATADYIGMLGTVMNAMALQDAMETAGSPTRVMSAIPMAAVAEPYIRRRAIRHLEKGRVVIFGGGNGAPFFTTDTTSTLRAMEIGADVVLMAKNKVDGVYDSDPRKNPDAKFIAQATHLEVVERRLEVMDATALTLCMDKGLPIVVFDLFEDNNLARLFAGERVGTLIQS; encoded by the coding sequence ATGTTCAAACGCGTCCTGCTCAAGCTCTCCGGCGAGTTTCTCGCCAACGAGAACGGCTTCGGCATCAGCCCGGACACCACCGCGCAGCTCGCCCGGCGCATCACCCAGGCCCTGACGGGTACGGACGTTCAGCTCGCCATCGTGATCGGCGGCGGCAACCTGTGGCGCGGCGCCCGCAACGGCCAGGGCATGGACCCGGCCACCGCCGACTACATCGGCATGCTGGGCACCGTCATGAACGCCATGGCCCTGCAAGACGCCATGGAGACGGCCGGCTCGCCCACCCGCGTGATGAGCGCCATTCCGATGGCGGCGGTGGCCGAACCGTACATCCGCCGCCGCGCCATCCGGCATCTGGAAAAGGGCCGCGTGGTGATCTTCGGCGGGGGCAACGGCGCGCCGTTCTTCACGACCGATACCACCAGCACCCTGCGCGCCATGGAGATCGGCGCGGACGTCGTGCTGATGGCCAAGAACAAGGTGGACGGCGTGTACGACAGCGATCCGCGCAAGAACCCGGACGCGAAGTTCATCGCGCAGGCCACGCACCTCGAGGTCGTGGAGCGCCGCCTGGAAGTCATGGACGCCACCGCCCTGACGCTGTGCATGGACAAGGGCCTGCCCATCGTGGTGTTCGACCTGTTCGAGGACAACAACCTCGCGCGCCTGTTCGCGGGCGAGCGGGTCGGCACCCTGATCCAGAGCTAG
- the frr gene encoding ribosome recycling factor has translation MADMKSIQADARERMGKALEALDSNLAILRTGRANPGILKKIVVEYYGSTMPLDQVASVTTPDARTLVITPWDRGALNPIEKAIRDSDLGLNPNNKGDTIFITVPMLTEERRKEMVKNAKGYAEDARIAVRNLRKHALDEVKKVEGLGDDEIKRGEADVQKITDEFTAKVDQILQKKEQDILG, from the coding sequence ATGGCTGACATGAAATCCATCCAGGCCGACGCCCGCGAGCGCATGGGCAAGGCCCTCGAGGCGCTGGACAGCAACCTCGCCATCCTGCGCACCGGCCGCGCGAACCCCGGCATTCTGAAAAAGATCGTGGTCGAGTACTACGGTTCGACCATGCCGCTCGACCAGGTCGCCAGCGTGACCACGCCCGACGCCCGCACGCTGGTCATCACGCCGTGGGACCGCGGCGCGCTGAATCCCATCGAGAAGGCCATCCGTGACAGCGACCTGGGCCTGAACCCGAACAACAAGGGCGACACCATCTTCATCACGGTGCCCATGCTGACCGAGGAGCGCCGCAAGGAGATGGTCAAGAACGCCAAGGGCTACGCCGAGGACGCCCGCATCGCCGTGCGCAACCTGCGTAAGCACGCCCTGGACGAGGTCAAGAAGGTCGAGGGCCTGGGCGACGACGAGATCAAGCGCGGCGAGGCCGACGTGCAGAAGATCACCGACGAGTTCACGGCGAAGGTGGACCAGATCCTGCAGAAAAAGGAGCAGGATATCCTCGGGTGA
- a CDS encoding phosphatidate cytidylyltransferase encodes MESLSTRVLTSVVAFSVISVLVWLGAYAMLPALAFVSVMCLYEYIRMLDRNDIDVRRISLAVFGTALIVASLPGLRDTPPWAGGSWREVVLTVAFGYLLVVEVMRPGERPLERIVYSMFGLLYIPWLLGYFLLLRYSPDAQGGLLYFALPLLATFAADIGGYFGGFYFGRRKLAPEVSPGKTVEGAVGGLALSFLTVLLISSLTQLWSPLESLLYSILVASASQLGDLSESLIKRALRTKDSGSSLPGHGGFLDRIDSLLFAVPATYLFLHISVFSR; translated from the coding sequence ATGGAAAGCCTGAGCACCCGCGTCCTCACCTCGGTGGTGGCCTTCTCGGTCATCAGCGTGCTGGTGTGGCTGGGCGCGTACGCCATGCTGCCCGCGCTGGCCTTCGTGTCGGTGATGTGCCTGTACGAGTACATCCGCATGCTCGACCGCAACGACATCGACGTGCGGCGCATCTCGCTGGCGGTGTTCGGCACGGCCCTGATCGTGGCGAGCCTGCCGGGCCTGCGCGACACGCCGCCGTGGGCAGGCGGATCGTGGCGCGAGGTGGTCCTGACCGTCGCGTTCGGCTACCTGCTGGTCGTCGAGGTCATGCGGCCCGGCGAGCGGCCCCTGGAGCGCATCGTGTACTCGATGTTCGGCCTGCTGTACATCCCGTGGCTGCTGGGGTACTTCCTGCTGCTGCGCTACAGCCCCGACGCGCAGGGCGGCCTGCTGTACTTCGCGCTGCCGCTGCTGGCGACCTTCGCGGCCGACATCGGCGGGTACTTCGGGGGCTTCTACTTCGGGCGGCGCAAACTCGCCCCGGAGGTCAGCCCCGGCAAGACCGTGGAGGGCGCGGTCGGCGGGCTGGCCCTGAGCTTCCTGACGGTGCTGCTGATCAGCTCGCTGACGCAGCTGTGGTCGCCCCTGGAGAGCCTGCTGTACTCGATCCTGGTCGCCAGCGCGTCGCAGCTCGGCGACCTGTCCGAGAGCCTGATCAAGCGGGCGCTGCGCACCAAGGATTCCGGCAGCAGCCTGCCGGGCCACGGCGGTTTCCTCGACCGCATCGACTCGCTGCTGTTCGCGGTGCCGGCCACGTACCTGTTCCTGCACATCAGCGTCTTCTCGCGCTGA
- the dxr gene encoding 1-deoxy-D-xylulose-5-phosphate reductoisomerase, producing MRLTVLGSTGSIGTQALDVARGRGWTVGTLAAGRNLDVLAEQVRAFDPELISVDECVYAQARGRFPGRTVIADAAEAAARPADVVVNAMSGLIGLAPTRAALLAGRAVALATKEAMVTAAHLMWDAAAAGGGRVVPVDSEHTGVYQCLTGEAMADVAEVILTASGGPFRDGPADLSRVTPEQALRHPSWTMGPKVTIDSSTLMNKGLEVMECASLYGLPMTQVGVVIHPQSLVHAAVRFRDGSLKAQFGPTDMRLPIAYAIDAAPTGMTRPGDVHGARRGPEVAGHLAWPLRGEWQFREPDLERFPCLALAYRAGEAGGLLPVALNAADEIAVDAFLAGHIGYLDIPRVIGGVLDDTPAGDLTWDSLRDTDAWARARAQELSGVRA from the coding sequence ATGAGGCTCACCGTTCTGGGATCCACCGGCAGCATCGGCACGCAGGCGCTCGACGTGGCACGTGGGCGCGGCTGGACCGTCGGGACGCTCGCGGCCGGGCGCAACCTGGACGTGCTGGCCGAGCAGGTGCGGGCCTTCGACCCCGAGCTGATCAGCGTGGACGAGTGCGTGTACGCGCAGGCACGTGGGCGCTTTCCCGGCCGGACCGTGATCGCGGACGCCGCCGAGGCCGCCGCGCGGCCCGCCGACGTGGTCGTGAACGCCATGAGCGGCCTGATCGGGCTGGCGCCCACCCGCGCGGCGCTGCTCGCGGGCCGCGCCGTCGCCCTGGCGACCAAGGAGGCGATGGTCACGGCCGCCCACCTGATGTGGGACGCGGCCGCGGCGGGCGGCGGGCGGGTCGTGCCGGTGGATTCCGAGCACACCGGCGTGTACCAGTGCCTGACCGGCGAGGCGATGGCGGACGTGGCCGAGGTGATCCTGACCGCGTCCGGCGGGCCCTTCCGCGACGGCCCGGCGGACCTGTCGCGCGTCACGCCGGAGCAGGCGCTCAGGCACCCGTCGTGGACGATGGGGCCGAAGGTCACCATCGATTCCTCCACCCTGATGAACAAGGGCCTGGAGGTGATGGAGTGCGCCAGCCTGTACGGCCTGCCCATGACTCAGGTGGGCGTGGTGATCCACCCACAGAGCCTGGTGCACGCCGCCGTGCGCTTCCGGGACGGCAGCCTGAAGGCACAGTTCGGCCCGACCGACATGCGCCTGCCCATCGCCTACGCCATCGACGCTGCGCCGACCGGCATGACCCGCCCCGGCGACGTGCACGGCGCGCGGCGCGGCCCGGAGGTCGCCGGGCACCTCGCGTGGCCCCTGCGCGGCGAGTGGCAGTTCCGCGAGCCGGACCTGGAGCGCTTTCCGTGCCTGGCCCTGGCGTACCGGGCGGGGGAGGCCGGCGGGCTGCTCCCGGTCGCGCTGAACGCTGCGGACGAGATCGCCGTCGACGCCTTCCTGGCCGGGCACATCGGCTACCTGGACATCCCGCGCGTGATCGGGGGCGTGCTGGACGACACGCCGGCCGGGGACCTGACGTGGGACTCGCTGCGCGATACGGATGCCTGGGCGCGGGCCCGCGCCCAGGAACTGAGTGGGGTGCGCGCATGA
- a CDS encoding M50 family metallopeptidase, producing the protein MSFFQSLAAVLTPAGLLWTIIIIGIATFLHELAHYALARWQGVAVKSFSVGMGPVVLRRGWRGTEWRLSALPIGGYVEIDGMAPEPGPDGGARPPQRGFALLPAWGKIAVLLAGPLMNLLLAILLMTVTFTAQGVPAPDRARIESVVANSAAQKLGLRAGDVITAIDGRDLPPTVTVAGRDAPGWEAVRDTLTRAGRHVFTVERGGQSTDLAFDWTPTVNGQRQLLGIRYGPDVVPTTLPAAFATSWRVTAQAVPQVVQSFAGLFKRFLTLDISRDENVSGPIGTAEIVSQAARVSPWALVQVATLLNLSLAFFNLIPIPGLDGGRILLVLVGALRGRPLSFAQEQAINLAGFAFVMLLMVFVVVRDVSRFF; encoded by the coding sequence ATGAGCTTCTTCCAGAGCCTCGCGGCCGTCCTGACGCCCGCCGGACTGCTGTGGACGATCATCATCATCGGGATCGCCACGTTCCTGCACGAGCTGGCGCACTACGCGCTGGCGCGCTGGCAGGGCGTGGCCGTGAAGTCGTTCAGTGTCGGCATGGGGCCGGTGGTGCTCCGGCGCGGGTGGCGCGGTACCGAGTGGCGCCTGAGCGCGTTGCCCATTGGCGGCTACGTCGAGATCGACGGCATGGCTCCCGAACCCGGCCCGGACGGCGGTGCCCGGCCGCCCCAGCGCGGCTTCGCGCTGCTGCCGGCGTGGGGCAAGATCGCCGTGCTGCTGGCCGGGCCACTGATGAACCTGCTGCTCGCGATCCTGCTGATGACCGTGACCTTCACGGCGCAGGGCGTCCCGGCCCCGGACCGCGCGCGCATCGAATCGGTCGTGGCGAACTCTGCGGCGCAGAAGCTCGGGCTGCGGGCGGGCGACGTGATCACCGCCATCGACGGGCGCGACCTTCCCCCCACCGTGACGGTCGCCGGCCGGGACGCGCCCGGCTGGGAGGCGGTGCGCGACACGCTGACCCGCGCTGGCCGCCACGTGTTCACGGTCGAGCGGGGCGGTCAGTCCACCGACCTGGCCTTCGACTGGACGCCCACCGTGAACGGTCAGCGCCAGCTCCTCGGCATCCGCTACGGCCCGGATGTGGTGCCCACCACGCTGCCGGCCGCCTTCGCCACGTCGTGGCGGGTGACGGCGCAGGCCGTGCCGCAGGTCGTGCAGTCCTTCGCGGGCCTGTTCAAACGCTTCCTGACCCTCGACATCTCGCGCGACGAGAACGTCAGCGGGCCCATCGGCACGGCCGAGATCGTCAGTCAGGCGGCGCGCGTGAGTCCGTGGGCGCTGGTGCAGGTCGCCACGCTGCTGAACCTGTCGCTGGCGTTTTTCAACCTGATTCCCATTCCCGGTCTCGACGGCGGGCGCATCCTGCTGGTGCTGGTGGGTGCGCTGCGCGGGCGACCGCTGAGTTTCGCGCAGGAGCAGGCGATCAATCTCGCGGGCTTCGCGTTCGTGATGCTGCTGATGGTGTTCGTGGTGGTGCGCGACGTCAGCCGCTTCTTCTGA
- a CDS encoding peroxidase-related enzyme (This protein belongs to a clade of uncharacterized proteins related to peroxidases such as the alkylhydroperoxidase AhpD.), whose translation MTEISWLAVPDDASAHEGVRKLWQKAGANLGFVPNVFRAQALNGEQFLAWWAYFNLLVNKDGFLSPADREMLAVVVSGANRCVYCEVSHGAALRGLLDDPTRADVIAVNWRHARLGERETAMCAYAEKLTLNPADMTPADLGTLRTVGLDDHQILELVQVVGMFNLTNRVSSALGFVPNAEYHAQHR comes from the coding sequence ATGACCGAGATTTCCTGGCTGGCCGTGCCGGACGACGCGTCCGCGCACGAGGGCGTGCGCAAGCTGTGGCAGAAGGCCGGGGCGAACCTGGGGTTCGTGCCGAACGTGTTCCGCGCGCAGGCGCTGAACGGTGAACAGTTCCTGGCGTGGTGGGCGTACTTCAACCTCCTCGTCAACAAGGACGGCTTCCTGAGCCCCGCCGACCGCGAGATGCTGGCCGTGGTGGTCAGCGGCGCCAACCGCTGCGTGTACTGCGAGGTCTCGCACGGGGCGGCCCTGCGCGGTCTGCTGGACGACCCCACGCGCGCGGACGTGATCGCGGTGAACTGGCGCCACGCCCGCCTGGGCGAGCGCGAGACCGCCATGTGTGCCTACGCCGAGAAGCTCACGCTGAACCCGGCCGACATGACGCCGGCCGACCTGGGCACGCTGCGCACCGTGGGGCTGGACGACCACCAGATCCTGGAACTCGTGCAGGTGGTCGGCATGTTCAACCTGACCAACCGCGTGAGCAGCGCCCTGGGCTTCGTGCCCAACGCCGAGTACCACGCCCAGCACCGCTGA
- a CDS encoding BMP family ABC transporter substrate-binding protein, whose product MKRILLTALPVTLALLSVTGSPARAQADAKLLACFVYIGPVGDIGWTYAHDEARRKTEKALPWLQTKYVESVPEGQAMPVIDKLAKDGCKVIFTTSFGYMDQTLEAAKKYPNVMFMHASGYKRAPNMGTYMADFYQLYYLNGLMAGALSKSGKLGYVGAFPVPELKRHISAFALGARAVNPKATVSVKWINAWFDPNKAREAAEALVSEGADALAFTEDSATVVQTAASRKVPAFAHYSPMYKFAPDYVVSGQLVHWDKIYIDFLTKVHNGTYTLKNLDKVDYWNLLRGGSVELGAQDSMAINPKWVPALKAATMTVNGKKMSVYDRVMQLKADMEMGGKFDPYTGPIKDRNGILRVPAGKVMSVAELNNMAWMAPGVVGQVADEPKK is encoded by the coding sequence ATGAAACGGATTCTGCTCACTGCCCTGCCCGTCACCCTCGCCCTGCTCTCCGTCACCGGCAGCCCGGCCCGCGCCCAGGCCGACGCGAAGCTGCTGGCCTGCTTCGTGTACATCGGGCCGGTCGGAGACATCGGCTGGACCTACGCCCACGACGAGGCCCGCCGCAAGACCGAGAAGGCCCTGCCGTGGCTCCAGACGAAGTACGTCGAGAGCGTGCCCGAAGGCCAGGCCATGCCCGTGATCGACAAGCTCGCCAAGGACGGCTGCAAGGTGATCTTCACCACGTCCTTCGGCTACATGGACCAGACGCTGGAAGCCGCCAAGAAGTACCCGAACGTGATGTTCATGCACGCCAGCGGCTACAAGCGCGCGCCGAACATGGGCACGTACATGGCCGACTTCTACCAGCTGTACTACCTCAACGGCCTGATGGCCGGGGCCCTGAGCAAGAGCGGCAAGCTCGGCTACGTGGGCGCCTTCCCGGTGCCGGAACTCAAGCGGCACATCAGCGCCTTCGCGCTGGGCGCGCGCGCCGTGAACCCCAAGGCGACCGTCAGCGTGAAGTGGATCAACGCGTGGTTCGACCCGAACAAGGCCCGCGAGGCCGCCGAGGCCCTGGTCAGCGAGGGCGCCGACGCGCTGGCCTTCACCGAGGACTCCGCGACGGTCGTGCAGACGGCCGCGTCCCGCAAGGTGCCGGCCTTCGCCCACTACTCGCCCATGTACAAGTTCGCGCCGGACTACGTGGTCTCCGGGCAGCTGGTGCACTGGGACAAGATCTACATCGACTTCCTGACCAAGGTGCACAACGGCACGTACACCCTGAAGAACCTCGACAAGGTCGACTACTGGAACCTGCTGCGCGGCGGCAGCGTGGAGCTCGGCGCGCAGGACAGCATGGCCATCAACCCCAAGTGGGTCCCGGCCCTGAAAGCCGCGACCATGACCGTGAACGGCAAGAAGATGAGCGTGTACGACCGCGTCATGCAGCTCAAGGCCGACATGGAGATGGGCGGCAAGTTCGATCCGTACACCGGCCCGATCAAGGACCGCAACGGCATCCTGCGCGTGCCGGCCGGCAAGGTCATGAGCGTGGCCGAGCTGAACAACATGGCGTGGATGGCCCCCGGCGTGGTCGGTCAGGTGGCCGACGAGCCCAAGAAGTAA
- the msrP gene encoding protein-methionine-sulfoxide reductase catalytic subunit MsrP: MPNDKDQPGTPPTARREFLKSAGLFTVTAAGLAGGLEALTRRPGAGSAEAQGTAFVRPARPLGPYDTKEAVTPWEQATTYNNFYEFGTDKGDPARMAASLKPRPWTVKIDGEVKKPQTVDIDTLQGWFPLEDRIYRMRCVEGWSMVMPWLGFPLASLIRRIEPTSKAKYVQFTALYDPKQFPGQRGNVLDWPYVEGLRLDEALHPLTLLAVGLDGRVLPNQNGAPLRLVVPWKYGFKNIKSIVKITLTEQQPKTTWALAAPDEYGFYANVNPAVPHPRWSQATERRIGELGRRATLPFNGYADQVAGLYKGMDLRKNF; this comes from the coding sequence ATGCCGAATGATAAGGATCAGCCGGGGACGCCACCCACCGCACGCCGGGAGTTTCTGAAGAGTGCAGGACTGTTCACTGTCACCGCCGCCGGCTTGGCCGGAGGACTGGAGGCCCTGACCCGCCGCCCCGGAGCGGGCAGCGCCGAGGCTCAGGGCACCGCCTTCGTGCGCCCGGCCCGCCCGCTGGGACCGTACGACACCAAGGAGGCCGTGACCCCCTGGGAACAGGCGACCACGTACAACAACTTCTACGAGTTCGGCACCGACAAGGGCGACCCCGCGCGCATGGCCGCGAGCCTGAAGCCCCGGCCGTGGACCGTGAAGATCGACGGCGAGGTCAAAAAGCCCCAGACCGTGGACATCGACACGCTCCAGGGGTGGTTCCCCCTGGAAGACCGGATCTACCGCATGCGCTGCGTGGAGGGCTGGAGCATGGTCATGCCGTGGCTGGGCTTCCCGCTCGCGTCGCTGATCCGGCGCATCGAGCCCACCAGCAAGGCCAAATACGTGCAGTTCACGGCCCTGTACGACCCCAAGCAGTTCCCCGGTCAGCGCGGCAACGTGCTGGACTGGCCCTACGTGGAGGGCCTGCGCCTGGACGAGGCGCTGCACCCGCTGACGCTGCTGGCGGTCGGCCTGGACGGCCGCGTGCTGCCCAACCAGAATGGCGCGCCGCTGCGGCTGGTCGTGCCGTGGAAGTACGGCTTCAAGAACATCAAGAGCATCGTCAAGATCACCCTGACCGAGCAGCAGCCCAAGACCACGTGGGCGCTGGCCGCTCCTGACGAGTACGGCTTCTACGCCAACGTGAACCCGGCCGTGCCGCACCCCCGCTGGAGCCAGGCGACCGAGCGGCGCATCGGGGAACTGGGGCGCCGGGCCACGCTGCCCTTCAACGGCTACGCCGATCAGGTGGCGGGGCTGTACAAGGGCATGGACCTGCGGAAGAACTTCTGA
- a CDS encoding sulfite oxidase heme-binding subunit YedZ, with amino-acid sequence MERPLSGTRPAPPRPRAAGRPLGWLVPAVTVGGLLPAVILIQDAVSGALGANPIQRATLQTGLLTLALLVLSLACTPLRLLTRWTWPARIRKSLGLLAFGYGVLHFLIYLFDHGFSLGVMVDDVVKRPFVTAGFTALLLMVPLALTSRKDSVKRLGFQRWTRLHQLVYVAVSLGVLHYYWGVKKDHTPPLIYAGIVIALFVVRWAAPRLRSGPRPARPAPGRPG; translated from the coding sequence ATGGAACGCCCGCTAAGCGGCACCCGGCCGGCCCCGCCCCGGCCCCGCGCCGCCGGGCGCCCGCTGGGCTGGCTGGTGCCGGCGGTCACCGTGGGTGGTCTGCTCCCGGCCGTCATCCTGATCCAGGACGCCGTGAGTGGCGCGCTGGGGGCCAACCCGATCCAGCGGGCCACCCTCCAGACCGGGCTGCTCACCCTGGCTCTGCTGGTGCTGTCGCTGGCGTGCACGCCGCTGAGACTCCTGACCCGCTGGACGTGGCCGGCCCGCATCCGCAAGAGCCTGGGTCTGCTCGCCTTCGGGTACGGCGTGCTGCACTTCCTGATCTACCTCTTCGACCACGGCTTCTCGCTGGGCGTGATGGTGGACGACGTGGTCAAGCGGCCCTTCGTGACGGCCGGGTTCACCGCCCTGCTGCTCATGGTGCCGCTGGCGCTGACCAGCCGCAAGGACTCGGTGAAGCGCCTGGGCTTCCAGCGCTGGACGCGGCTGCACCAACTCGTGTACGTCGCCGTCAGCCTGGGGGTGCTGCACTACTACTGGGGCGTGAAGAAGGACCACACCCCACCCCTGATCTACGCCGGGATCGTCATTGCGCTGTTCGTGGTGCGCTGGGCCGCGCCGCGGCTGCGTTCCGGTCCACGCCCGGCACGGCCCGCGCCCGGCCGGCCCGGCTGA
- a CDS encoding redoxin family protein has product MTRTTLLSLAAAVILALTGAASGIQRGQVPPEVMGTAWLNTPAPTPLAGLRGQVVLVNFWVYSCINCSNSLPTLKGWYGKYHAQGLEIIGVHTPEFESDKPTASVQAAIRREGLAWPVVQDNARANWNAWGVNAWPTFVLIDRGGRVRAVHVGEISDRYPQAIPALDAQIRALLAER; this is encoded by the coding sequence ATGACCCGGACCACACTCCTGTCGCTGGCCGCTGCCGTCATCCTCGCGCTGACCGGAGCGGCCAGCGGCATCCAGCGGGGTCAGGTGCCTCCGGAGGTCATGGGGACGGCGTGGCTGAACACACCTGCGCCCACGCCACTCGCGGGCCTGAGGGGGCAGGTCGTCCTCGTGAACTTCTGGGTGTACTCGTGCATCAACTGCTCCAACAGCCTGCCGACCCTGAAGGGCTGGTATGGCAAGTACCACGCGCAGGGGCTGGAGATCATTGGCGTCCATACGCCGGAATTCGAGTCGGACAAGCCCACGGCGTCGGTGCAGGCAGCGATCCGGCGCGAGGGGCTGGCGTGGCCGGTCGTGCAGGACAACGCCCGCGCCAACTGGAACGCATGGGGCGTGAATGCGTGGCCGACCTTCGTGCTGATCGACCGTGGCGGTCGCGTGCGCGCCGTGCACGTCGGCGAGATCAGCGACCGCTATCCCCAGGCGATCCCTGCCCTGGACGCCCAGATCCGTGCTCTGCTGGCCGAGAGATGA